One genomic segment of Clostridium saccharoperbutylacetonicum N1-4(HMT) includes these proteins:
- a CDS encoding N-acetylmuramoyl-L-alanine amidase family protein — protein MTTFLFLLSLICFIAGLIKPQKIIFWKQEKYRTRKNVFKYFGTATIILLILVGIFNQNNSSKPTTATVDNKAQTVTSKDTEKKSDTAESTKEAKKSGWVQEKGNWYYYDNGAPKTGWLRDNNKNYYLNSLGAMQKGWVKDSGKDYYLDNLGVMQTGWIQSNGKWYYLNSDGAMASNTTVDGYYLSSNGAMQEKSSDNLNTNTNTNSNTTSGGKQYVDSNGNGLIKGSEKHIYHIPGSTYYDRTKKVVRWFKTVEEAEVAGYRAPEK, from the coding sequence ATGACAACATTTTTATTTTTATTGAGTTTAATTTGCTTTATTGCAGGGCTTATTAAGCCTCAAAAAATCATATTTTGGAAACAAGAAAAATATAGAACTAGGAAAAATGTCTTTAAATATTTTGGAACAGCAACAATTATATTATTAATATTAGTAGGAATATTTAATCAGAACAATTCTTCTAAGCCTACTACAGCAACGGTAGATAATAAAGCCCAGACTGTTACAAGTAAAGATACAGAAAAGAAAAGCGATACAGCCGAATCAACAAAAGAAGCAAAAAAATCGGGATGGGTACAAGAAAAGGGAAATTGGTATTATTATGATAATGGTGCTCCTAAAACAGGATGGTTAAGGGATAATAATAAAAATTATTATTTAAATTCTTTAGGTGCAATGCAAAAAGGATGGGTTAAAGATAGTGGTAAAGATTACTATCTTGATAACTTAGGGGTAATGCAAACTGGATGGATTCAAAGCAATGGGAAGTGGTATTATTTAAATTCTGATGGTGCCATGGCATCTAATACAACAGTAGATGGATATTATTTATCATCTAATGGAGCAATGCAAGAAAAGAGTTCAGATAATTTAAACACAAATACTAATACTAATTCAAATACAACTTCTGGTGGTAAACAATATGTAGATTCAAATGGTAATGGACTTATAAAGGGAAGTGAAAAACATATATATCATATACCAGGAAGTACATACTACGACAGAACTAAAAAAGTTGTACGATGGTTTAAAACTGTTGAAGAAGCAGAAGTAGCAGGGTATAGAGCACCAGAAAAATAG
- a CDS encoding DEAD/DEAH box helicase, producing MGVEDYFVVSEPNIDTNEELREPQIIAYYRVYEHFNIRRKESHAILILPTGVGKTGLMGILPYGISKGRVLIITPQLMIKDEVVDSLNPDNPNNFWLKRKVFKDIDNLPALSEYEGTKTSREVLDLSNMVVLNIQKLQGRLDSSPLNFLPNNYFDMIIIDEAHHSTANSWVETIQHFSSAKVVKLTATPLRSDNKEIAGELVYRYKLSQAMANNYVKSLRNNSYIPEKLYLTVGEDTSKKYTVEELLEQGIKDEDYVSRSVAYSIECSKKVVEESIKLLEEKLKDNNPIPHKIIAVACGIEHAKQIKKLYEEYEYEATIIHSKLSNEEIEKAKSDINNNRVKVVINVAMLGEGYDHPYLSVAAIFRPFRNSLPYEQFVGRILRRINDDNATRASDNIGDIISHKHLGLEDMWQKYKIEVEESEIIKKIREEDELQETIERTSSNKDEVDEVDIGIASEDGQGATTRVDFVDTEIIRRNREEEKIREEKIKGIQEILKVERERAIQILNTTEGINNNIKRPDQYFSRKRKDIDSRIKEDIVPSIIAKNSIDKNGVELKNCRLFTNKYRWISNRIKNNGGMLAVYFETYLKNTMGIPKSEWKLSDYDIANEKLDEVVEYVEKVIESFMNLR from the coding sequence ATGGGAGTTGAAGACTATTTTGTTGTTAGTGAACCTAACATTGATACTAATGAAGAATTAAGGGAGCCGCAAATAATTGCATACTATAGAGTCTATGAGCATTTTAATATTAGAAGAAAGGAATCACATGCGATATTAATACTTCCTACTGGTGTAGGTAAAACAGGGCTAATGGGAATATTACCATATGGTATTTCCAAAGGAAGAGTTTTAATAATTACTCCACAATTAATGATAAAGGATGAAGTGGTAGATTCTCTTAATCCTGATAATCCGAATAATTTTTGGTTAAAAAGGAAGGTATTTAAAGATATAGATAATTTGCCAGCACTATCAGAATATGAAGGAACAAAAACATCTAGAGAAGTCTTGGATTTATCAAATATGGTTGTATTAAATATACAGAAATTGCAGGGAAGATTGGATTCATCGCCATTGAATTTTTTGCCAAACAATTATTTTGATATGATAATTATTGATGAAGCACATCATTCAACTGCTAATTCATGGGTTGAAACTATACAACATTTTAGTAGCGCAAAAGTTGTAAAGCTTACTGCAACACCGTTAAGAAGCGATAATAAAGAAATTGCAGGAGAGCTGGTTTACAGGTATAAATTAAGTCAAGCAATGGCTAACAATTATGTGAAAAGCCTTAGAAATAATAGTTATATCCCAGAGAAACTATATCTTACAGTAGGGGAAGATACTTCGAAGAAATATACTGTAGAGGAGTTATTAGAGCAAGGAATTAAAGATGAGGATTATGTAAGTAGATCAGTTGCATATTCTATTGAATGTTCAAAAAAAGTAGTAGAGGAAAGTATTAAATTATTAGAAGAAAAATTGAAAGATAATAATCCAATACCACACAAAATAATAGCGGTTGCTTGTGGAATTGAGCATGCAAAGCAAATTAAAAAACTATATGAAGAGTATGAATACGAGGCAACTATAATTCATAGTAAATTATCTAATGAGGAAATTGAAAAGGCCAAAAGTGATATTAATAATAATAGAGTTAAGGTTGTAATAAATGTTGCAATGTTAGGTGAAGGATACGATCATCCGTATTTAAGTGTAGCCGCAATATTTAGACCATTCAGAAATTCACTTCCATATGAGCAATTTGTAGGAAGAATATTAAGAAGAATTAATGATGATAATGCCACAAGAGCGTCAGATAATATTGGAGATATAATATCCCATAAACACTTAGGATTAGAAGATATGTGGCAAAAATATAAAATCGAAGTAGAAGAAAGTGAAATAATTAAGAAAATAAGAGAAGAAGACGAATTGCAAGAAACAATAGAAAGAACATCATCAAATAAAGATGAGGTTGATGAGGTTGATATTGGTATAGCATCAGAAGATGGGCAAGGTGCGACAACTAGAGTTGATTTTGTTGATACAGAGATTATAAGACGTAATAGAGAAGAAGAGAAAATAAGAGAAGAAAAGATAAAGGGAATACAAGAAATACTAAAAGTAGAACGAGAAAGAGCTATACAAATATTAAATACAACTGAAGGTATAAATAATAATATAAAGAGACCTGATCAATATTTCTCTAGGAAAAGAAAAGATATTGATAGCAGAATAAAAGAAGATATTGTTCCATCAATAATTGCAAAAAATAGCATAGATAAAAATGGAGTAGAGTTAAAAAATTGCAGATTATTTACAAATAAGTATAGATGGATTTCAAATAGAATAAAGAATAATGGTGGAATGTTAGCAGTATATTTTGAGACATATTTAAAAAATACAATGGGAATACCAAAGAGTGAATGGAAGCTATCAGACTATGATATTGCAAATGAAAAATTGGATGAAGTAGTAGAGTATGTAGAAAAAGTAATAGAAAGTTTTATGAATTTAAGATAA
- a CDS encoding Rha family transcriptional regulator: MAKIETELKTLETLGLESALNFKVVKYTDKKGEVRPCYELNRDGMLMLLNSESTLVRLITIEYINILEVENQKLKQERKHYYKLEVEELKKFKKVVTESNDQIISNKTTFCRYQF, translated from the coding sequence ATGGCTAAAATAGAAACTGAACTAAAAACGTTGGAAACACTAGGTCTAGAAAGCGCCCTAAATTTTAAGGTGGTTAAATACACAGATAAAAAAGGTGAAGTAAGACCATGCTACGAATTAAATCGTGACGGAATGTTAATGCTTCTTAATTCAGAAAGTACACTTGTAAGATTAATAACTATTGAATATATAAACATTCTTGAAGTAGAAAACCAAAAATTAAAACAGGAACGCAAACATTATTATAAACTCGAGGTCGAAGAATTGAAGAAATTCAAAAAGGTAGTTACCGAAAGTAACGACCAAATAATTTCTAATAAAACAACTTTCTGTAGATATCAATTCTAA
- a CDS encoding sigma-70 family RNA polymerase sigma factor, with amino-acid sequence MTNEELVLSYQQGDKQALDILIDSNIGIVRKIAKKYNTLDKLLELDDLIQSGILGLITAANKYDLNIENKATFITYAFQYIEREIYNCANGRGSREVNNNKFYRTVNSLNVPVGEEEDTELINMLDSHDMSMENIEDEIYFKQLRNELEGAMIKHNTLLERQILKLYYGWDIEPIKIKEIGEMFSVPEDKARLMEVKALRKIKDSLWGRTSGRKYRDELIGTYDNTYRAVEKRIDLERYFKDVI; translated from the coding sequence ATGACTAATGAGGAATTAGTTTTATCGTATCAACAAGGAGATAAACAAGCATTAGATATTTTGATTGATAGTAATATAGGAATAGTAAGAAAAATAGCAAAGAAATATAATACTTTAGATAAATTACTTGAGTTAGATGATTTAATACAATCTGGAATTTTAGGATTGATTACTGCAGCAAATAAATATGATTTAAATATTGAGAATAAGGCTACTTTCATTACTTATGCTTTTCAATATATAGAAAGAGAAATTTATAATTGTGCTAATGGTAGAGGATCAAGGGAAGTTAATAACAATAAATTTTATAGAACAGTTAATAGCCTTAATGTTCCAGTAGGGGAGGAAGAAGATACAGAGTTAATAAATATGTTAGATAGCCACGATATGAGTATGGAAAACATAGAGGATGAAATATACTTTAAACAACTTAGAAACGAACTAGAAGGGGCTATGATAAAGCATAATACATTATTAGAAAGACAGATATTAAAGCTTTATTATGGATGGGATATAGAACCAATAAAAATAAAAGAAATAGGAGAAATGTTTTCTGTTCCAGAAGATAAAGCTAGATTGATGGAAGTTAAGGCTCTCAGAAAAATTAAGGATAGTTTATGGGGAAGGACTAGTGGCAGAAAATATAGAGATGAATTAATTGGTACTTATGATAATACTTATAGAGCAGTTGAAAAAAGGATTGACCTAGAACGATATTTTAAGGATGTGATTTAA
- a CDS encoding helix-turn-helix domain-containing protein has product MDELLTIADVSKKLKLNRTDTYLLVNKGLLRATKLGSLKISSSELDRFINWSMGKDLSDLDNPKDLIS; this is encoded by the coding sequence GTGGACGAATTACTAACTATTGCAGACGTATCAAAAAAATTAAAACTTAATAGAACAGATACATATTTGCTTGTTAATAAAGGATTGCTTAGAGCAACTAAGTTAGGAAGTCTTAAAATTTCATCAAGTGAATTAGATAGATTTATTAATTGGAGCATGGGAAAAGATTTATCAGATTTAGATAATCCAAAAGACTTAATTTCATAG
- a CDS encoding recombinase family protein gives MIYGYARVSTKGQLDGNSIEEQSSKILGRYSNAKIFEESYSGAKEREIFNKVLYELQQDDLLVVTKLDRFCRTTKEGLQYIDMLMGKGVKIHILNMGLIEDTPMGRLIVTNLLAFAEFERAMIIERTQSGKAIAKTKEGFKEGRPKAYTDKQLDHALNLLSINGGDKSYNEVVEITGISKSTLIRENNKRKIIN, from the coding sequence ATGATTTATGGGTATGCTAGGGTATCAACTAAAGGGCAATTAGATGGTAATAGCATTGAAGAACAATCATCTAAAATATTAGGAAGGTATTCAAATGCTAAGATTTTTGAAGAGAGTTATTCAGGTGCAAAGGAAAGAGAAATATTTAATAAGGTACTGTATGAATTGCAACAGGATGATTTATTAGTAGTAACCAAGCTAGACAGATTCTGTAGAACAACCAAAGAGGGATTACAATATATTGATATGCTCATGGGTAAAGGGGTCAAGATACATATACTTAATATGGGACTTATAGAAGATACACCAATGGGGAGATTAATAGTAACTAATTTATTAGCATTTGCAGAGTTTGAAAGAGCAATGATCATAGAACGTACTCAAAGTGGTAAGGCAATAGCAAAGACAAAAGAAGGATTCAAAGAAGGTAGACCAAAAGCATATACAGATAAGCAATTAGATCATGCATTAAACTTGTTATCAATTAATGGTGGCGATAAGAGTTACAATGAAGTTGTAGAGATTACAGGAATATCTAAAAGCACATTAATAAGAGAAAATAATAAGCGAAAAATTATTAATTAA
- the terL gene encoding phage terminase large subunit has protein sequence MLTDNELFELEDLLKLEQIDNAKESLIDFTKWTFSNYEISDHHRRYANALDKFSNGEIKNLMVFMPPQHGKSELCSRRLPAKLLGDNPELRIALASYNHSFASKFNRDVQRIIDSEEYKQVYLETRLTGKGFRGDSNWLRNSEEFEVVNHRGSFITVGVGGGLTGRPVDIGIIDDPYKDAADAWSPTIRQNVQDWYDTVFKTRLHNESQQLITLTRWHQDDLAGTILKREKENWYVVIFPAIKIGPPTEEDPREEGTALWESKHSLERLLAIKRQNSHVFESMYQQNPKPAEGLLFSIDELNRFTMADIKDKNSNGIIAAIDLADKGEDFYCMLIGSIIERNVYIIDCIFTQEPVEKTEPLTIGMLDKYSPNICRIESNGAGEMYCRSLKKKCRENGFYIHFDPVFTTSNKETRMLLSSGQIKENFYFRSDYHYNSQYAKFMDNLTGYTLQGKNEHDDAPDTATALMDVILKKFRNRTNIK, from the coding sequence ATGCTAACAGATAATGAACTATTTGAATTAGAGGACCTTTTAAAACTTGAACAAATAGATAATGCGAAAGAAAGTTTAATTGATTTTACTAAATGGACATTCTCAAATTATGAAATAAGCGATCATCACAGAAGATATGCAAATGCACTTGATAAGTTCTCAAATGGTGAGATAAAAAATTTAATGGTATTTATGCCACCTCAACATGGTAAGTCAGAGTTATGTAGCAGAAGACTACCTGCTAAGCTTTTAGGAGATAATCCAGAATTAAGAATTGCCCTAGCATCTTATAACCACAGTTTTGCAAGTAAATTTAACAGAGATGTTCAAAGAATAATTGATAGTGAAGAATATAAGCAAGTATATCTAGAAACTAGATTGACAGGGAAAGGATTTAGAGGAGATAGTAACTGGCTAAGAAATTCAGAAGAGTTTGAAGTCGTTAATCATAGAGGAAGTTTTATTACTGTAGGTGTAGGTGGTGGTTTAACTGGTAGACCTGTAGATATAGGAATAATAGATGACCCTTACAAAGATGCGGCAGATGCATGGAGCCCAACAATAAGACAAAATGTACAAGATTGGTATGATACAGTATTTAAAACTCGTCTACATAATGAAAGTCAACAACTTATTACACTAACAAGATGGCACCAAGACGATTTAGCAGGAACAATATTAAAAAGAGAAAAGGAAAACTGGTATGTAGTTATATTCCCAGCGATTAAAATAGGACCACCAACAGAAGAAGATCCAAGAGAAGAAGGAACAGCATTATGGGAAAGCAAACATAGTCTTGAAAGGTTATTAGCAATTAAGAGGCAAAACTCTCATGTATTTGAATCAATGTACCAGCAAAATCCTAAGCCAGCAGAAGGATTATTGTTCTCTATAGATGAACTTAATAGATTTACAATGGCGGATATTAAAGATAAGAATAGTAATGGAATTATAGCAGCAATTGACTTAGCGGATAAAGGAGAAGATTTCTATTGTATGCTTATTGGTTCTATTATAGAAAGAAATGTTTATATTATTGATTGTATATTTACTCAAGAACCAGTTGAAAAAACAGAGCCTTTGACAATAGGAATGCTTGATAAATATAGTCCCAACATATGCAGAATAGAAAGTAATGGTGCTGGTGAAATGTACTGTAGAAGTTTGAAAAAGAAATGCAGAGAAAATGGCTTTTACATTCATTTTGATCCTGTTTTTACTACATCCAATAAAGAAACAAGAATGTTACTATCAAGTGGACAAATTAAAGAGAATTTTTACTTTCGCTCAGATTATCATTACAATAGTCAATATGCTAAGTTTATGGACAATCTAACTGGATATACATTGCAAGGTAAAAATGAACATGATGATGCTCCAGATACTGCGACAGCATTAATGGATGTGATATTGAAGAAATTTAGAAATAGAACGAATATTAAATAA
- a CDS encoding DNA-packaging protein, translating to MDEKKEVGRPRAFNSQEELEQKIMEYWQRCEQNNKPYTLSGLALWIGIDRRTLYNYSTRDEFFPTIKKAKDIVEASMEERALTGDNNVTFSIFALKNNFGWRDKQEIEHSGETSVNVNTNMTPEERKQRIEELKKKLNENE from the coding sequence TTGGATGAGAAAAAGGAAGTAGGGAGGCCAAGGGCATTTAATTCACAAGAAGAACTGGAACAAAAAATAATGGAGTATTGGCAAAGATGTGAACAAAATAATAAGCCATATACATTGAGTGGTCTTGCTTTGTGGATTGGGATAGATAGAAGAACTTTATATAATTATTCTACAAGGGATGAATTTTTTCCCACTATAAAAAAGGCAAAAGACATAGTAGAAGCATCCATGGAAGAAAGAGCATTAACAGGTGACAATAATGTTACTTTTTCTATATTCGCTTTAAAGAATAACTTTGGATGGAGAGATAAACAAGAAATTGAGCATAGTGGTGAAACTAGTGTGAATGTAAATACCAATATGACACCAGAAGAAAGAAAGCAACGTATAGAAGAACTTAAGAAAAAGTTGAATGAGAATGAATAG
- a CDS encoding NlpC/P60 family protein: MFGKASDYIRQIAKSYDLQYYMDNGELNLIHLDDLPKDEIFELNPSSGLIGTPQQTDFGINGQCLLNPMIKLNTLIHVNNNLVRAKQIQISNNNSVPQATTSTAETGTALNNVRNTIIAEAKKLCDDNTVLYEYGANGETENGKTYYDCSSFAQHCFATAGLTIGRDTETQWQGCNATGLINIDVRAAIAGDLVFWFNEDGTTKHVAIYGGNNDIYAARSVSKPPDEQVSYGPIYGDYKIGRPKPLINADGGELPAVSGNNSTPTTNSQFTFRGLDKNGIYRIISVTYTGNTRGNEWYCDFGCIDQLGGTIPAVSS, encoded by the coding sequence ATGTTTGGGAAAGCATCTGATTACATAAGACAAATTGCTAAAAGCTATGATTTACAATATTACATGGACAATGGCGAATTAAACCTTATACATTTAGATGATTTGCCAAAAGATGAAATATTCGAATTAAATCCATCTAGCGGGTTAATTGGAACACCTCAGCAAACAGACTTCGGAATAAATGGACAATGCTTATTAAATCCAATGATTAAGCTAAATACACTTATTCATGTTAATAATAATTTAGTCAGAGCAAAACAAATTCAAATTAGCAACAATAATTCAGTTCCACAAGCAACAACTTCAACTGCTGAAACAGGAACAGCTTTAAATAATGTTAGAAATACAATAATCGCAGAAGCTAAAAAGTTATGTGATGATAATACAGTGCTTTATGAATATGGTGCTAATGGTGAAACAGAGAATGGAAAAACATATTATGATTGTTCATCATTTGCACAACATTGTTTTGCTACAGCGGGATTAACAATAGGTAGAGATACAGAAACACAATGGCAAGGATGTAATGCAACAGGATTAATTAATATTGATGTTAGAGCAGCAATCGCAGGAGATTTAGTATTTTGGTTTAATGAGGATGGAACTACAAAACATGTAGCGATATATGGTGGAAATAATGATATTTATGCAGCTAGATCAGTAAGTAAGCCACCAGATGAACAAGTATCATATGGACCAATCTATGGAGATTATAAAATCGGAAGACCAAAACCTTTAATAAATGCAGATGGCGGAGAATTACCAGCAGTAAGCGGAAATAATTCAACTCCAACTACTAACAGTCAATTTACTTTTAGAGGATTAGACAAGAATGGTATATATCGAATTATAAGTGTTACTTATACAGGAAATACAAGAGGAAATGAATGGTACTGTGATTTTGGCTGCATAGATCAATTAGGTGGAACAATACCAGCAGTTTCAAGTTAA
- a CDS encoding phage tail tip lysozyme: MSVQEQVWSYLRNKGLPEKSCAAVMGNIEQESDFDPNLHEVGGDGFGLIQWSYDRKIALQAYGTDFQHQMDFFWSELTGQQGSVTGGYYNWIDKSEYIKHDDFMKGNGSIDDLTIAFCTSFERAKEELANLTRRKTAANTYFSQFTGTMPTGSVASANSNSDVLNIEATNYEVVKNSEKVKDYLYGRKYRIVVIDSSGNGVDVSELHCTFKIVKTIQMQPNTSEIVIYNLTAKTENAIMMTGTRVTVEAGYEGSQQFGLIFDGDILQTIRERENGNTFKLTIIALDSDRALNFDIANYSIARGQTARDIIDHLTNKASNPISFRKYFR; the protein is encoded by the coding sequence ATGAGTGTACAAGAACAAGTTTGGAGTTACTTAAGAAATAAAGGATTGCCTGAGAAATCATGTGCTGCAGTCATGGGGAATATTGAACAAGAATCCGATTTTGATCCAAATTTGCACGAAGTTGGCGGCGATGGATTTGGATTAATTCAATGGAGTTATGATAGAAAAATAGCACTACAAGCCTATGGAACAGATTTTCAACATCAAATGGATTTCTTTTGGTCAGAATTAACAGGTCAACAAGGTTCTGTAACTGGAGGATATTATAATTGGATAGATAAATCGGAATATATAAAACATGATGACTTTATGAAGGGGAATGGAAGTATAGATGATTTGACAATTGCTTTCTGTACGAGTTTTGAAAGAGCAAAAGAAGAATTAGCTAATTTAACAAGAAGAAAAACAGCAGCGAATACTTATTTTAGTCAATTTACAGGCACTATGCCAACAGGTTCAGTAGCAAGTGCAAATAGTAATTCAGATGTATTAAACATAGAAGCAACAAACTATGAAGTAGTGAAAAATAGTGAGAAAGTAAAGGATTATTTATACGGTAGAAAATACCGAATAGTTGTTATTGATTCTAGTGGTAATGGGGTGGATGTGTCTGAACTTCATTGTACATTCAAAATAGTAAAAACTATACAAATGCAACCTAATACAAGTGAAATAGTTATTTATAATTTAACAGCTAAAACAGAAAATGCAATTATGATGACAGGAACTAGAGTAACTGTAGAAGCTGGTTACGAAGGTTCTCAACAATTTGGATTGATATTCGATGGTGATATTCTACAGACTATCAGAGAAAGAGAGAACGGAAATACTTTTAAGTTAACTATTATAGCATTAGATAGTGATAGAGCACTTAATTTTGATATAGCTAATTATTCGATAGCTAGAGGACAAACAGCAAGAGACATAATAGACCACCTTACAAATAAAGCCTCAAATCCTATTTCATTTAGGAAGTATTTCAGATAG
- the dnaB gene encoding replicative DNA helicase: MIRELPQDIRVEQELLGSIMQNPDLIVKAVEHLKAEDFYKTSHQNIFTAICQLFAEGKDMNITLLVNVIGKENLQSVGGVTYLTELMTSGMPINPKIYIDILKEKSYRRKAIRAITQSIEKMYDEKEKPRQIVGELTDVLSCTDENKTSIMSEDKLLCRTIGEIEKRYQTGGEIPGMQTGFIDFDKATNGLKKGELFVIGGRPSTGKTLIALNIADGLGINKYKVLIVELEMTPESLGMRRLAYNSNIQAQKLQTGKLSSQEFEKLALTFNSLSQRNNIFTDCSSYQNILTIKSKAKAVKQIHGLDVLIIDHLTLMDIPSKGNRSAEIGEVTRQLKLLAKELDINIILLCQLSRAVEQRTDKRPIMSDLRESGNIEQDADLVMFAYRDEYYNPETEDKNIMEWIIAKQRNGRVGTLKFGYLDKMQTIKNLDYIRRD, encoded by the coding sequence ATGATTAGAGAATTACCACAAGACATAAGAGTAGAGCAGGAGTTATTAGGAAGTATAATGCAAAATCCTGATTTAATAGTCAAGGCAGTAGAACATTTAAAAGCAGAGGATTTCTATAAGACAAGCCATCAAAATATATTTACTGCAATTTGTCAATTGTTCGCAGAAGGAAAAGATATGAATATAACATTATTAGTAAATGTTATAGGAAAAGAGAACCTCCAATCAGTTGGCGGAGTTACTTATTTAACTGAGTTAATGACATCAGGAATGCCTATAAATCCTAAAATATATATAGACATACTTAAAGAAAAATCATATCGCAGAAAGGCAATTAGGGCTATAACCCAAAGTATAGAAAAAATGTATGATGAAAAAGAAAAACCTAGACAAATAGTTGGAGAATTAACAGACGTACTTAGTTGCACAGATGAAAATAAAACATCAATTATGAGTGAAGATAAACTGTTATGTAGAACAATAGGAGAAATAGAAAAGAGATATCAAACTGGTGGAGAAATACCAGGTATGCAAACAGGCTTTATAGATTTTGATAAGGCTACAAATGGATTAAAAAAAGGAGAATTGTTTGTGATTGGTGGAAGGCCAAGTACGGGGAAAACACTAATAGCTTTAAATATAGCAGATGGATTAGGAATAAATAAATACAAAGTGCTTATTGTAGAATTAGAAATGACACCTGAAAGCCTAGGAATGAGAAGATTAGCCTATAATTCAAATATTCAAGCACAGAAACTTCAAACTGGAAAACTATCTAGTCAAGAATTTGAAAAATTAGCACTAACATTTAATTCCTTATCACAAAGAAATAATATTTTCACTGATTGCAGTAGTTATCAAAATATTTTAACTATAAAATCAAAAGCAAAGGCAGTAAAGCAAATCCACGGACTAGACGTATTAATTATAGATCATCTTACATTAATGGATATACCAAGTAAAGGAAATAGAAGTGCAGAAATAGGAGAAGTTACTAGACAACTGAAACTATTGGCCAAAGAATTAGATATAAACATTATCTTATTGTGTCAATTAAGTAGAGCAGTAGAACAAAGAACTGATAAAAGACCAATAATGAGTGATTTAAGAGAAAGTGGGAATATTGAGCAGGATGCAGACTTAGTTATGTTTGCATATAGAGATGAGTATTATAATCCGGAAACGGAGGATAAAAACATAATGGAGTGGATTATAGCAAAACAACGTAATGGAAGAGTTGGAACTTTAAAATTCGGTTACTTGGATAAAATGCAAACAATAAAGAATCTGGATTATATAAGGAGAGATTAA
- a CDS encoding helix-turn-helix domain-containing protein, with the protein MSDALVYKVSEVAEKINKPPTTVRNEIRKGKIKAIKSGTEYLIEKSEVDKYLGIETNDESLKKDLEIAELKGKIKSLETQIQAFKSVASSLNHIIEI; encoded by the coding sequence ATGAGTGATGCGTTAGTTTACAAAGTTAGTGAAGTTGCAGAAAAAATAAACAAGCCACCTACAACAGTAAGAAATGAGATACGAAAAGGTAAAATTAAAGCGATAAAAAGTGGAACTGAATATTTAATTGAGAAATCAGAAGTGGACAAGTATCTTGGAATTGAAACCAATGATGAAAGTTTAAAAAAAGATTTAGAGATAGCAGAACTTAAAGGAAAAATTAAATCGCTAGAAACGCAAATTCAAGCATTTAAAAGTGTAGCAAGTAGTTTAAATCACATCATTGAAATTTAG
- a CDS encoding helix-turn-helix domain-containing protein: MLKLDIKKLVLLQAKACLNTNELAEIAKMPRATITNIVHGKRNASPKTIGLLARALNVDVTEIIINEK; this comes from the coding sequence ATGTTGAAATTAGATATAAAAAAATTAGTATTATTACAAGCAAAAGCATGTCTTAATACTAATGAGTTAGCAGAAATAGCTAAGATGCCAAGAGCAACTATAACTAACATCGTGCATGGGAAAAGAAATGCAAGCCCTAAAACTATAGGATTATTAGCACGAGCATTGAATGTTGACGTTACAGAAATAATAATCAATGAAAAATAA